From Xiphophorus hellerii strain 12219 chromosome 6, Xiphophorus_hellerii-4.1, whole genome shotgun sequence, the proteins below share one genomic window:
- the agxtb gene encoding alanine--glyoxylate and serine--pyruvate aminotransferase b gives MQRALFGRSASLAQLAAAAPHGPLAARSAPLLQRLERSMSSLSIPPPECMLRPLEVPLRYLFGPGPSNVPPRVLAAGGRPIIGHLHPEMYEIMSDIKKGIQYAFQTENNMTISVSGSGHAAMECAVFNVVEPGESVLITVNGIWGERVAEIAERMGANVHRLLKAPGEYYTNKEIEQAIEKHKPVLFFLAHGESSAGLCHPVDGIGDICRKHNCLFLVDTVASLGATPIFMDKQKIDILYTGSQKALNAPPGTAPISFNDRACNKMFNRKTKPVSYFFDMTHLSNYWGCDGSPTRAYHHTGPVSGFFALRESLAILVERGLEESWRKHKEVAAYLYKGLEDLGLKLFIPDKELRLPSVTTISIPEGYDWREMLTYIMKNHHMEMTGGLGPSVGMVMRIGLMGYNCEKTNADKALHALADALKNCKKSKP, from the exons ATGCAGCGGGCTTTGTTCGGCCGGAGCGCGTCGCTCGCTCAGCTGGCGGCAGCGGCTCCCCACGGTCCACTCGCTGCTAGGAGCGCCCCGCTGCTGCAGCGTCTGGAGCGCTCCATGTCCTCCCTCTCTATCCCGCCTCCCGAATGCATGCTGCGACCGCTAGAAGTGCCTCTGCGTTACCTGTTCGGTCCGGGGCCCTCGAACGTTCCTCCACGTGTCTTAGCAGCAGGAGGCAGGCCTATCATTGGTCACCTGCATCCAGAAATGTATGAG ATCATGAGCGATATCAAAAAGGGCATCCAGTACGCCTTTCAGACAGAGAACAACATGACCATATCAGTGAGCGGCTCCGGACACGCAGCTATGGAGTGCGCCGTGTTCAACGTTGTGGAACCAGGGGAGAGCGTCCTCATTACCGTCAACGGGATTTGGGGAGAGCGCGTAGCTGAAATTGCGGAAAGAATGg GTGCCAATGTACACAGACTGTTAAAGGCGCCAGGAGAATATTATACCAATAAGGAAATCGAGCAG gccatagaaaaacacaagccggtcttgttttttcttgcacaCGGAGAGTCCTCTGCTGGCCTCTGCCACCCAGTGGATGGCATTGGAGACATTTGTAGAAA ACACAATTGTCTCTTCCTAGTTGACACTGTAGCCTCACTTGGAGCAACTCCAATTTTTATGGACAAACAAA AAATTGACATCCTGTACACTGGTTCTCAGAAGGCTCTTAATGCACCTCCTGGCACTGCACCCATCTCTTTTAATGATAGAGCATG CAACAAGATGTTTAACAGGAaaacaaagccagtatcctatTTCTTCGACATGACACATTTGTCCAACTACTGGGGTTGTGATGGCAGTCCAACAAGAGC ATATCACCACACTGGTCCTGTTTCTGGATTCTTTGCACTGAGAGAGAGTCTGGCAATTCTTGTTGAAAGG GGGCTGGAAGAGTCCTGGAGGAAACACAAAGAGGTTGCAGCCTACCTCTACAAAGGACTAGAAGACCTAGGGCTCAAGCTTTTCATCCCTGACAAA GAGTTGAGGCTTCCTTCTGTTACCACCATATCCATCCCCGAAGGCTATGACTGGAGAGAGATGCTCACCTACATTATGAAGAATCACCACATGGAGATGACAGGAGGACTGGGTCCATCCGTTGGCATG GTGATGAGAATCGGCTTGATGGGATACAACTGCGAGAAGACCAATGCTGACAAGGCATTGCATGCCCTGGCAGATGCTCTGAAGAACTGCAAAAAGAGCAAGCCTTAA
- the thap4 gene encoding LOW QUALITY PROTEIN: peroxynitrite isomerase THAP4 (The sequence of the model RefSeq protein was modified relative to this genomic sequence to represent the inferred CDS: deleted 1 base in 1 codon), translating into MAAPTDGNVAVQLNPVIKPLSWLLGTWESDEPGEGTFPTIKPFRYTEKLHFSHVGQPVINFTFNAFHAESNKPLHRECGFIRIQPGTNKVAFIIAQNSGLVEIEEGELTGNQLKLQSQSLGRISFAKEPHVQQIGRVLQLRPDGKLEQTVSMATDNQPLTQHLYITYSRSS; encoded by the exons ATGGCGGCTCCCACTGATGGCAACG tagCAGTGCAGCTGAATCCCGTCATCAAGCCTCTCAGTTGGCTGCTAGGCACCTGGGAGAGCGACGAACCCGGAGAAGGAACGTTCCCCACCATAAAACCTTTCCGATACACTGAGAAACTACATTTCAGT CATGTTGGGCAACCAGTCATCAACTTCAC GTTTAACGCATTTCATGCGGAGTCCAATAAGCCTCTTCACAGAGAATGCGGTTTTATTCGAATCCAGCCGGGGACAAACAAAGTGGCCTTCATCATCGCACAGAACTCAG GTCTGGTGGAGATTGAAGAGGGGGAGCTGACAGGAAATCAGCTCAAGCTGCAGTCTCAAAGCCTGGGTAGAATCTCTTTTGCCAAAGAGCCCCATGTACAACAG aTTGGCCGAGTCTTGCAACTTCGACCAGACGGGAAGCTTGAACAGactgtttccatggcaacagacAACCAGCCGCTCACTCAGCACTTGTACATCACTTACAGCCGATCATCTTGA
- the bokb gene encoding bcl-2-related ovarian killer protein homolog B, translating into MDVLRRSSMFASEVLDVFDRSLTEKELVSQSKALCRDYILSRLNQNGLGWSKTEINFSLPNAALAEVSLVLLCLGDELECIQPSLYRNVARQLNISVAMENVVSDAFLGVATEIFAAGITWGKVVAMYAVAGALAVDCVRQGHPTTVHIIVDSLGQFVRKFLVPWLKRRGGWAEIMKCVVKMDCTPERPWLSSVIDSLKYFLTTVYVYIMKEQ; encoded by the exons ATGGATGTTCTCCGGCGATCTTCTATGTTCGCCTCGGAGGTCCTCGATGTCTTTGACCGATCGCTGACCGAGAAGGAGCTGGTGTCTCAGTCCAAAGCACTTTGCAGAGACTATATTCTATCCAGGCTCAACCAGAACGGGTTGGGTTGGTCCAAGACTGAAATTAACTTCTCTCTCCCAAATGCAGCGCTCGCCGAGGTGTCTCTGGTGCTTCTTTGTCTTG GCGATGAGTTGGAGTGCATACAGCCCAGTCTGTACAGGAACGTGGCACGGCAGCTTAACATTTCAGTTGCCATGGAGAACGTGGTTTCAGATGCCTTTCTCGGCGTGGCAACGGAGATCTTCGCAGCAG GTATAACATGGGGTAAAGTGGTTGCCATGTATGCAGTAGCTGGAGCCCTGGCAGTGGACTGCGTCAGACAGGGACATCCCACCACAGTGCACATCATAGTGGACAGTCTTGGACAGTTTGTCCGCAAATTTCTCGTTCCCTGGCTGAAGAGACGGGGAGGATGG GCAGAGATTATGAAATGCGTGGTGAAGATGGACTGCACTCCTGAACGTCCATGGCTGTCATCAGTCATCGACTccctgaaatattttcttactACTGTGTACGTCTACATCATGAAGGAGCAGTGA
- the elovl1a gene encoding elongation of very long chain fatty acids protein 1a: MLREAFSSVTKLHGYIISRIDTRVKDYPLMQSPLQMTSILLAYVVFSVYIGPRMMANRKPFGLNRAMIIYNLSMVLLNAYIVYEFMMSGWATTFTWKCDLIDVTTSPQALRMIRVAWLFYFSKFVELFDTVFFVLRKKQTQITFLHVFHHSFMPWSWWWGVALTPAGGMGSFHAMVNSTVHVIMYTYYGLSAAGPRFQKYLWWKKHMTAIQLTQFILISIHISQYYFMEKCDYQMPLWIHLIWMYGIFFFLLFSNFWVQAYIKGNRLPVADHKPNQNGSTNGHIVMNGNAHTNGHAHPYENGNIVMGKVKKI, translated from the exons ATGCTCCGGGAAGCTTTTTCAAGCGTGACAAAACTCCATGGTTACATAATATCCAGAATTG atacCAGAGTGAAGGATTACCCTCTGATGCAGAGCCCGTTGCAGATGACCAGCATCCTCCTGGCCTATGTCGTTTTCTCTGTGTACATCGGCCCACGCATGATGGCCAACCGCAAGCCGTTCGGCCTCAACCGAGCCATGATCATCTACAACCTCAGCATGGTTTTGCTGAATGCCTACATAGTGtatgag TTCATGATGTCTGGATGGGCCACCACCTTCACATGGAAATGTGATCTTATTGATGTCACCACCAGCCCACAAGCTCTCAGG ATGATCCGAGTCGCTTGgctgttttacttttcaaagttCGTGGAACTCTTCGACACA GTATTTTTTGTGCTGAGAAAAAAGCAAACCCAGATTACGTTCCTCCACGTCTTCCATCACTCCTTCATGCCCTGGTCTTGGTGGTGGGGTGTTGCTCTAACGCCTG CTGGAGGAATGGGATCGTTCCATGCTATGGTGAATTCAACGGTCCATGTCATCATGTATACCTACTACGGACTCTCGGCTGCAGGGCCTCGCTTTCAGAAGTATCTGTGGTGGAAGAAGCACATGACAGCCATCCAGCTG ACCCAGTTTATTCTGATCTCTATTCACATTAGCCAGTATTACTTCATGGAGAAGTGCGACTATCAGATGCCACTGTGGATCCATCTGATCTGGATGTACGGgatcttcttcttcctcctcttctccaaCTTCTGGGTGCAGGCTTACATAAAGGGCAACCGTCTTCCAGTTGCAGACCACAAGCCGAACCAGAACGGCTCCACCAACGGACACATTGTGATGAATGGCAATGCCCATACAAATGGGCATGCTCACCCCTATGAAAATGGAAATATAGTCATggggaaagtgaagaaaatttaa